CCAGGCTTTCGGTGCCGAGCTGCATCTTCCAGGCATCCTCGAACGTCGTGTCGGGGTAGACCTGACCCGCCTCGTTGCCCGCCTGAGCGGCCTGGGCCTTCTGGAGGCCGGGAACTTTCGCATGCGCGACGATCTTTTTCGCGGCCGGCCGGAACACCGCGTTGCCGCCGGAGTGATCGCCATGGTGGTGCGTGTTGATGAGCGCGTCGATCTGCCGCGGTGAGCGCTGTTTCAGACCGTCGAGACAGGCCTGGGCGGTGTCGGGAAACTGACTATCGATGACGACAACGCCGTCGGGCGACACGAACCACCCGATGGTGCCGCCGCGTCCGTTGAAGATCCCGACGCTGTCGCGAAGCGTCTCGAAACTCGTCTTCGTCGGCGGCGGCGCCGGCTGCTGGCCGAAGATCGCAACCCGGGGCAGCACGCCTCCGGCGAAGGCCAGCGACGAGGTGAGCACGAACTGGCGGCGCGTGAGGGTCATGGCGTCTGCTCCTGTCAGAAAAAACCCCAGCGAAAGAAGGCGGATCTTATCACGGCCGGGACACGACGGCGTTGCGATCCGGTCGCCAAGAATGGGATCGCGGGCTACAGGATGGTAATGCGGCCCGACCGCCCGCTACGCCGGCTCGGCCTCGTGACTCGCATTGCGGCCCGGAAAATCGACTCGCTCGACCGCGCGGGCGATCGGTATGAGACTTGCGAAGCGCGTAATCGCCGGGGGGTCGCGGCAGTTCCGCCGAGGAAACACACGCGCGGCCCGGGAGACAGGGTGCCGAAGGGGATCGTCGCCATCAACACCCTCAACTCCGCCATCGAGGCCGTCGGCCGGGACGCCAAGGAGATGCTCGGCCGGACGCCGGGCAACATCACGGCGATCAAGCCGATGCGCGACGGCGTCATCGCCGACTTCGAGGCGGCCGAGACGATGCTGCGCCACTTCATCAAGAAGGCGCGCGGCAACCGTGACTGGGTCCGGCCGCGGGTGATCGTGGGGGTGCCGTCCGAGATCACGCAGGTGGAGCGCCGGGCCGTCAAGGACAGCGTCTACCGGGCAAAGGCCAGCGAGGTCCACCTGGTCGAGGAGCCCATGGCCGCCGCCATCGGGGCGGGCATGCCGATCACCGAGCCGGCCGGCAACATGATCGTCGACATCGGCGGGGGGACCACCGACATCGCGGTCATCTCGCTGGCCGGCATCGTCTACAGCAAGTCGGTGCGGGTGGCCGGCAACGAGATGGACGAGGCCGTCATCCAGTACATCAAGAAGAAGTACAACCTGCTGATCGGCGAGCGCACCGCCGAGCAGATCAAGATGGAGATCGGGTCCGCGTATCCCCTCGAGGAGCGCATGACGATGGAGATCAAGGGGCGGCACCTGATTGAAGGGGTGCCGAAGACGGTCACGATCACCGACGAGGAGATCCGCGAGGCGCTTGCGGAGACCGTCAACGTGATCGTCGACGCCGTGCGCGTGGCGCTCGAACGGACGCCGCCGGAGCTGTCGGCCGATATCGTCGATCGCGGCATCGTGCTGACCGGCGGCGGGTCGCTCCTGAAGAACCTGGACAAGCGTCTGCGCGAGGAGACCGGGCTGCCGGTGGCGATGGCGGAGGACCCGCTCTCGTCGGTCGTGCTCGGCGCCGGAAAGATGCTGTCCGACTTCAACCTGTTGCGGAAGATCTCGATTGACTAGAGGCCGGCTACCAGAGGCCAGAGGCCAGGGATGCTCGACGTCCGCCAGCGCACCGGGTATCTGTTCCTCGTCGTGACCCTCGGGCACATCCTGCTCATCTCCGCGCAGGTCCAGTCGCAGTCCGGCGGGCGACTCCTCGAGACGGCGATCTTTTCGGCGTTCTCCGAGGTCCAGCGCGGCACCGGCGGCCTCATCGGCAGCGTGCGGAACATCTGGAGCCGCTACGTCGCGCTGCGGGGCCTCCGGGCGGAAAACGAGTCGCTGCGGGACCAGCTCGCGGAGGTGCAGGTGAAGCTGCAGCAGGAGCACGCGCTCGCACAGCGCACCGCGCGGCTGCAGCAGCTGCTCGATCTGCGCAGCCGCGTGGTGCTGCCCACGCTGGCCGCGGAAGTGATCGGCGGCGACGCGTCGCCGGGGCTTCATACCGTCACGATCAACAAGGGGGAGGCGGACGGCGTCCGCGCGAATTTCGCGGTGATCTCGCCGCAGGGCGTCGTCGGACGCGTGCTCGACCGGCCGGCGGCACGCGCGGCGCGCGTGCAGCTCCTCATCAGCCGCAATGCCGGCGCCGGCGTCATGATCGAGCGCTCGCGCGCGGGGGGCGTGGTCGTGGGGGGCGGCGAGGACCCGCCGCTGCTGATGGAGTACGTCTCCAACCTCGCCGACGTGAAGGTGGGCGACCTGGTCGTGACCGCCGGCACGGACGGGATCTATCCGAAGGGCTACCCGGTCGGCCGCGTCGAATCGGTGGAGCGCGGCGCCGGGCTGTATCGCCGGATCAGCGTCAGGCCCGTCGTGGACTTCTCGAGCATCGAAGAGGTCCTCGTCGTGATGGCGTCGCCCGCGCCGGAGGGGCTCCCGGCCGGCTCCCCGGAGCCGCGCCGGTGAGGGGCGCACTCGTTCTGCTGATCCTCGCCGCGGCGATCACGCTGCAGACGACGGTCGCGCGGTTTTTCGTCGGGCGGATGACGATCGATGTCGTCCTGATCGCGGTGGTGTTCGTGGCGCTGTCGTTCGGCCCCGTGGCCGGACTGCTCGGCGGCAGCGTCGCGGGGCTGGCGGAGGACGCGCTGTCGGGGGGCGTCATCGGCATCGGCGGGCTGGCCAAGTCCATTGTCGGGTTCCTGGCCGGGACGATTGGATCGCAGTTCATCGTGTCGTCCGCGCTGCCGCGGTTCGTGATGTTCTTCGTCGCGACCCTCGTGCACACGGCGTGCTTTCTCGGCGTCCACGCGCTGCTGCCCGACGCGCGCTCGATCGCCGTGCCGTATGGCCGGACGGTCGTGCAGGCGGCGGCCAACGGCGTGGTTGGGCTGCTGATTTTCCAGACGATTGAAGGGCTGCCCGGGTTATTGCAGAGGCGGCGCATGAACCGCGCGTACAGGCGGCGGCGAGTTTAGACTACGACGATGGCCCTGCACTACGACGACCGGCGCAGCGTGTCGCTGAGACTCTCGGCGATGCAGTACAGCGTCGCCGCGGTGTTTGCGATGCTGGCCGTCGCGTTCTGGATCTTCCAGGTCGCGCAGCACCGCAAGTTCGCGGAGATGGCCGAGAACAACCACCTCCGGACGCTGCCGATGCGCGCGCCGCGCGGGGTGCTGTTCGACCGTCACGGCAAGGTCCTGGTCGAGAACCGCTACTCGTTCACCATCGCGCTGGTGCGCGAGCAGACCGCGAACCTCGACGACACCATCCGCACGCTCGCGGCGGCCACGGGCATTGACGAAGATTCGATCCGCGAGGTCGTCCGGCGCCGCCGGCGCGAGCCGAGCTATCGCCCCATCGGCATCGTCGAGGACGCCTCGCTGGCGCAGGTGGCGGCGGTCACCGCGCGCAAGTACGAGCTGCCCGGCGTCATCGTCCAGCAGGTGCCGACGCGGCAGTATCCGTCCGATGACATCGCCGCGCACCTGTTCGGGTACGTCGGCGAGGTGACCGACGCGCAGTTGCGGCGCGCCGGCTACGAAGGGCTGCAGAGCGGCGCCATCGTCGGCCAGGCCGGCATCGAGCAGACCTACAACGCGCTGCTGATGGGGAAGGACGGCAGCCGCTACGTCGTGGTCAACAGCCTCGGCCGCGAGATCGAGGCGCTGCGCGAGCAGGAGCCCGTGGAGGGGCGCCGCCTCCAGCTCACGGTCGACTATGACGTGCAGCGCGCGGTGGAGGAAGGCTTCCGCAAGAGCGGGTACAACGGCGCGGCGGTGATCCTCGACCCGCGCAACGGGGAGGTGCTCTCGCTGGTGAGCCTGCCCGCCTACGATCCCAACCGCTTCGCGGTGGGCATCGATCGCGCGACGTGGCACGCGCTGAATACCGACAAGCTCCACCCGCTTCAGAACCGCGCCATCCAGGGGCGCTACTCGCCGGGGTCGACCTTCAAGATCGTGATGGCCGTGGCGGCGCTCGAGGAGGGCATCGTCACGCCCGAGTTCAAGACGCACTGCTCCGGGGGCGCGTACTTCTACGGCCGGT
This portion of the Acidobacteriota bacterium genome encodes:
- the mreD gene encoding rod shape-determining protein MreD, which translates into the protein MRGALVLLILAAAITLQTTVARFFVGRMTIDVVLIAVVFVALSFGPVAGLLGGSVAGLAEDALSGGVIGIGGLAKSIVGFLAGTIGSQFIVSSALPRFVMFFVATLVHTACFLGVHALLPDARSIAVPYGRTVVQAAANGVVGLLIFQTIEGLPGLLQRRRMNRAYRRRRV
- a CDS encoding MBL fold metallo-hydrolase, encoding MTLTRRQFVLTSSLAFAGGVLPRVAIFGQQPAPPPTKTSFETLRDSVGIFNGRGGTIGWFVSPDGVVVIDSQFPDTAQACLDGLKQRSPRQIDALINTHHHGDHSGGNAVFRPAAKKIVAHAKVPGLQKAQAAQAGNEAGQVYPDTTFEDAWKMQLGTESL
- the mreC gene encoding rod shape-determining protein MreC, which translates into the protein MLDVRQRTGYLFLVVTLGHILLISAQVQSQSGGRLLETAIFSAFSEVQRGTGGLIGSVRNIWSRYVALRGLRAENESLRDQLAEVQVKLQQEHALAQRTARLQQLLDLRSRVVLPTLAAEVIGGDASPGLHTVTINKGEADGVRANFAVISPQGVVGRVLDRPAARAARVQLLISRNAGAGVMIERSRAGGVVVGGGEDPPLLMEYVSNLADVKVGDLVVTAGTDGIYPKGYPVGRVESVERGAGLYRRISVRPVVDFSSIEEVLVVMASPAPEGLPAGSPEPRR
- a CDS encoding rod shape-determining protein, which encodes MRPDRPLRRLGLVTRIAARKIDSLDRAGDRYETCEARNRRGVAAVPPRKHTRGPGDRVPKGIVAINTLNSAIEAVGRDAKEMLGRTPGNITAIKPMRDGVIADFEAAETMLRHFIKKARGNRDWVRPRVIVGVPSEITQVERRAVKDSVYRAKASEVHLVEEPMAAAIGAGMPITEPAGNMIVDIGGGTTDIAVISLAGIVYSKSVRVAGNEMDEAVIQYIKKKYNLLIGERTAEQIKMEIGSAYPLEERMTMEIKGRHLIEGVPKTVTITDEEIREALAETVNVIVDAVRVALERTPPELSADIVDRGIVLTGGGSLLKNLDKRLREETGLPVAMAEDPLSSVVLGAGKMLSDFNLLRKISID
- the mrdA gene encoding penicillin-binding protein 2, coding for MALHYDDRRSVSLRLSAMQYSVAAVFAMLAVAFWIFQVAQHRKFAEMAENNHLRTLPMRAPRGVLFDRHGKVLVENRYSFTIALVREQTANLDDTIRTLAAATGIDEDSIREVVRRRRREPSYRPIGIVEDASLAQVAAVTARKYELPGVIVQQVPTRQYPSDDIAAHLFGYVGEVTDAQLRRAGYEGLQSGAIVGQAGIEQTYNALLMGKDGSRYVVVNSLGREIEALREQEPVEGRRLQLTVDYDVQRAVEEGFRKSGYNGAAVILDPRNGEVLSLVSLPAYDPNRFAVGIDRATWHALNTDKLHPLQNRAIQGRYSPGSTFKIVMAVAALEEGIVTPEFKTHCSGGAYFYGRYFQCHLKRGHGTVDMRHAIEQSCNVYFYTLGSLLNIDQIHKWATRLGLGVKSEVDLPHEIEGLMPSTEWKRKRYNEKWYPGETISVAIGQGQVSVTPISLALMMATVANGGTLFKPQLLKAVDEGQGWKPLPPASVRSLAQMKPSTVAALHDGLWMVINAAGTGGRGRIPGRDVAGKTGTAQVISLQGGKAAAGRTDKDLRDHGWFVFFAPRDNPEIAGVVFAEHSEHGYLAAPIAKYAMETYFARKEGRPLPEWPAPRPAPAAQVAANAVGMP